In Desulforhopalus sp., a single window of DNA contains:
- a CDS encoding hemerythrin domain-containing protein, with the protein MDQYANKGIKDIINQFPGVARILEDYGIGCGPCTVGICRLKDILDIHRIDKEAEGQLMRRIEVEIYPERGLAGKTLAAPQPVPAKEIRYSPPMQVLVDEHTLIKRWLAMIPAVAANLDLSSAAGRQVVEDGIDLIRCYADRLHHGKEEDILFTCFDTSADIFQVVYDDHRQGRGLVQDMLRALATKDTEVLASSLRQYAALLTEHIHKEDETLFPWLDGQLTDTEKTELAARFAEADRNLALDTAKYRRFLERLELQGK; encoded by the coding sequence ATGGACCAATACGCAAACAAGGGTATCAAGGACATCATCAACCAGTTTCCCGGAGTAGCACGGATCCTCGAGGACTATGGCATCGGCTGTGGCCCGTGCACGGTGGGCATCTGCCGGCTGAAGGATATCCTCGATATCCACCGGATCGACAAAGAGGCGGAGGGACAACTGATGCGCCGCATCGAGGTCGAGATCTATCCGGAAAGAGGGCTTGCCGGAAAGACACTGGCGGCACCGCAACCTGTACCGGCAAAAGAAATCCGCTATTCCCCGCCAATGCAGGTCCTCGTTGACGAGCATACCCTCATCAAGCGCTGGCTGGCAATGATACCGGCGGTGGCGGCAAACCTTGACCTGAGCTCGGCCGCCGGCCGCCAGGTCGTCGAAGACGGTATCGACCTCATCCGCTGCTACGCCGACCGCCTCCATCACGGCAAGGAGGAAGACATCCTCTTTACCTGCTTTGACACCTCTGCCGACATCTTCCAGGTGGTCTATGACGATCACCGGCAGGGCAGAGGGCTGGTCCAGGACATGCTTCGCGCCCTCGCCACAAAAGACACTGAGGTCTTGGCCTCCAGCCTGCGGCAATATGCGGCGCTCCTCACCGAGCATATCCATAAGGAGGATGAAACGCTTTTCCCCTGGCTTGACGGCCAGTTGACCGATACCGAAAAAACGGAACTTGCGGCAAGATTTGCCGAGGCGGACCGGAACCTCGCCCTCGACACCGCCAAATACCGGAGATTCCTCGAACGGCTTGAGCTGCAGGGTAAATAA
- a CDS encoding PAS domain S-box protein: MDDQLRSREELLVELEELRGRLAGTTAASASASPVAADGKGPPDAGLAWERVFDTIGSAIWIMDGQCRIHHANKACEGIFKKPVADMIGRHCWQVAHAAGKPIDGCPVSKAVATKKRQALELEQNGRWLEVVVDVLHDPFGVVSGFIHIVNDITDKKEMEVLIRDSEERYRNIFQNNHAVLLIINSESGRIVDANPAACRYYGYTLPAIREMRITDINTLTPEQVFEEMARAKAEQRMYFNFSHRLASGEVRPVEVYSGPIVLNGKQLLYSIVHDISDRKKVEEERERLIVELRDALVKIKALSGLLPICASCKKIRDDRGCWKQMETYIMEHSEADFTHSICPDCAERLYPGYFSDSD; this comes from the coding sequence ATGGACGATCAGCTGCGAAGCCGCGAGGAACTCCTCGTTGAGCTTGAGGAGTTGCGAGGAAGGCTCGCCGGGACAACTGCAGCATCAGCAAGTGCCAGCCCCGTTGCGGCGGATGGCAAGGGACCTCCGGATGCCGGGTTGGCCTGGGAGAGGGTCTTCGATACCATCGGCAGTGCCATCTGGATCATGGATGGCCAGTGCCGGATTCACCACGCCAACAAGGCCTGCGAGGGGATATTCAAGAAGCCGGTTGCCGATATGATTGGCCGGCATTGCTGGCAAGTCGCCCACGCAGCCGGCAAGCCTATTGACGGCTGTCCGGTGTCCAAGGCGGTTGCCACGAAGAAACGGCAGGCCCTGGAGCTGGAGCAGAATGGCCGGTGGCTGGAGGTGGTTGTCGATGTCCTTCATGATCCCTTCGGGGTGGTCAGCGGTTTTATCCATATTGTCAATGACATCACCGATAAAAAGGAGATGGAGGTGCTGATCCGGGACAGTGAAGAGCGGTACCGGAACATCTTTCAAAACAATCACGCCGTGCTGTTGATCATTAATTCGGAAAGCGGCCGTATTGTCGACGCCAATCCCGCCGCCTGCCGGTATTATGGATACACCTTACCGGCGATACGGGAAATGCGTATCACCGATATCAACACCCTGACTCCTGAGCAGGTCTTTGAAGAAATGGCCCGCGCCAAGGCGGAGCAGCGGATGTATTTCAATTTCTCACATCGTCTGGCCAGTGGCGAAGTCCGGCCGGTTGAGGTGTACAGCGGCCCGATAGTCCTAAACGGCAAACAGCTGCTGTATTCAATTGTCCACGACATCAGCGACCGGAAAAAAGTGGAAGAGGAGCGGGAGCGGCTCATTGTCGAATTGCGCGATGCCCTGGTGAAGATCAAGGCCCTCAGCGGTTTGCTGCCCATCTGCGCGTCGTGCAAAAAGATCCGGGATGACCGGGGATGCTGGAAGCAGATGGAAACCTATATCATGGAACACTCCGAAGCCGACTTTACCCACAGCATCTGCCCGGATTGCGCGGAGCGGTTGTATCCGGGGTATTTCTCAGACTCCGATTGA
- a CDS encoding NAD(P)/FAD-dependent oxidoreductase: MTHEYDIIVLGAGTTAFAGARIAAAAGKKVLLVEQSQPGGTCVNWGCIPSKTLIHKAEMYYAARKGMRWGLNLRAGAPDCGTLMPLKEAAVETIRTSHYQRELNSTAGMTLIRGRGRFVSRREIQVDDQLYRAPHFLIATGGRPRSVALPGLDGVSALNSYSALHLPCFPASITILGGGVIALEMGQMFARFGSQVTILERGPRLLAEFDERLTEQFKQMLQRDGVEIFCDIVAERVEKVGDKTCLYALIGGVEVAFVAERLMLAIGTEPATKGIGLEEIGVATDGSGFITVDSQLRTSVPGIWAAGDVTGPPMVAPNGAREAQIAVRNMLYPQAGHTIDHRFSPMAVFVDPEFATVGLTHSQAETHGYRVVTTYLQLDQIPKAHVMGELLGGVLLSAERGSGKVLGVQMLCPRAADIIQEATLAVRFGLTVTDLATTVHVYPSISDGLRQAAERNAREQGLL; this comes from the coding sequence ATGACCCACGAATACGATATCATCGTCCTCGGTGCCGGCACCACTGCCTTTGCCGGGGCGCGAATAGCTGCCGCCGCCGGCAAGAAGGTGCTGCTGGTCGAGCAGTCGCAACCCGGCGGCACCTGCGTCAACTGGGGGTGCATCCCCAGCAAGACCCTGATCCACAAGGCGGAAATGTATTACGCGGCCCGCAAGGGCATGCGCTGGGGCCTGAACCTCCGCGCCGGAGCCCCGGATTGTGGGACGCTGATGCCGCTGAAAGAAGCGGCGGTAGAAACCATTCGCACCAGCCACTACCAACGAGAACTCAACAGTACCGCCGGGATGACCTTAATCCGTGGTCGCGGCCGATTTGTTTCCCGCCGGGAAATTCAGGTTGATGACCAACTCTACCGGGCACCGCACTTCCTCATCGCCACCGGCGGCAGGCCGCGCTCCGTCGCCCTGCCCGGCCTCGACGGGGTGAGCGCCCTCAACAGCTACAGCGCCTTGCACCTTCCCTGTTTCCCAGCATCGATCACCATCCTCGGCGGTGGGGTTATTGCCCTGGAAATGGGCCAGATGTTCGCCCGCTTTGGTTCCCAGGTGACCATCCTTGAGCGCGGCCCGCGCCTGTTGGCCGAGTTCGACGAGCGGCTCACCGAGCAGTTCAAGCAGATGCTGCAGCGCGACGGGGTGGAGATCTTTTGCGACATCGTGGCCGAGCGGGTTGAAAAGGTTGGTGACAAGACCTGCCTCTACGCCCTCATTGGCGGGGTTGAAGTGGCCTTTGTCGCTGAGCGGCTGATGCTGGCTATCGGTACCGAACCGGCAACCAAGGGCATCGGCCTCGAGGAGATCGGCGTCGCCACCGATGGGAGCGGCTTCATCACCGTCGATAGCCAGCTGCGCACCAGCGTTCCCGGCATCTGGGCGGCAGGCGATGTCACCGGCCCGCCGATGGTCGCGCCAAACGGCGCGCGGGAGGCGCAGATCGCCGTCAGGAACATGCTCTATCCCCAAGCCGGTCACACCATCGATCACCGCTTCTCGCCGATGGCCGTCTTCGTCGACCCGGAATTCGCGACCGTCGGCCTCACCCACAGTCAGGCGGAGACGCACGGCTACCGGGTCGTCACCACCTATCTGCAGCTCGATCAGATCCCCAAGGCCCACGTTATGGGCGAGCTGCTGGGCGGCGTTCTGCTGTCCGCCGAACGGGGCAGCGGCAAGGTTCTCGGCGTGCAGATGCTCTGTCCGCGCGCCGCCGACATCATCCAGGAGGCAACGCTTGCGGTACGTTTCGGCCTGACCGTCACCGACCTCGCCACAACCGTCCACGTCTATCCGAGCATCAGCGACGGCCTGCGCCAGGCTGCCGAGCGCAACGCCAGGGAGCAGGGCCTGCTGTAG
- the rmuC gene encoding DNA recombination protein RmuC: MNEFAADITAALLKILPQAFSLPILLLLFAAGFTVLFFAVFFGAVYLCRLHRRLNEKGQKLALAEQRTTQQEIHIAELSTLLKNERKNADEKLQLLEDAREELSLRFAGLAQQIFDEKSARFSELNKDRLEAILQPFNLQLTAFKQEIGEIYRIDSRERQSLKSEILQLRDLNQQINHEAMNLTRALKSDTKVQGNWGELVLSRVLEKSGLRLGQEYHTQGGFRDDGNRLLKPDVIIHLPEGRDIIVDSKVSLVSWERFINCAEEGERASHLAQLTRAVRDHIATLGGKNYPGLAGIHSLDFVLMFMPIESAFAAVVAEDESILSDALASNVIIVTPTTLLATLRTIENIWQYEQQSKNSQEIARRAGLMYDKFRSFALEMEKIGKQLATCHATYDTAFLKLTRGRGNLVAHAEQLRDLGVQIKNELPKSITDIADCEPDQSPLAPPETH, encoded by the coding sequence ATGAATGAGTTTGCCGCGGATATAACCGCCGCCCTATTAAAAATTCTACCGCAGGCTTTTTCCCTTCCAATCCTTCTCCTGCTTTTTGCCGCAGGCTTCACCGTGCTGTTTTTCGCGGTGTTCTTTGGAGCAGTGTATCTTTGTCGGCTACACCGACGACTGAATGAAAAAGGCCAAAAGCTTGCCCTCGCCGAACAGCGCACTACCCAGCAGGAAATTCATATCGCGGAGCTAAGCACCCTCCTGAAAAATGAGCGAAAGAACGCCGACGAAAAGCTGCAACTCCTGGAAGACGCCCGCGAGGAGCTCAGTTTGCGCTTTGCCGGTCTGGCCCAGCAGATCTTCGACGAAAAAAGCGCCCGCTTCAGCGAACTGAACAAAGACCGCCTGGAAGCGATCCTCCAGCCCTTCAACCTCCAGCTCACCGCCTTCAAGCAGGAAATCGGCGAGATCTACCGCATTGACAGCCGCGAACGCCAATCACTCAAGAGCGAGATCCTCCAGCTCCGCGACCTCAACCAGCAGATCAACCACGAGGCAATGAACCTCACCCGCGCCTTGAAAAGCGACACTAAAGTCCAGGGCAACTGGGGAGAACTGGTCCTCAGCCGGGTACTTGAAAAATCCGGCCTGCGCCTCGGCCAGGAATACCATACCCAGGGCGGTTTTCGCGACGACGGCAACCGCCTGCTGAAACCCGACGTCATCATCCATCTGCCGGAAGGCCGGGATATCATCGTTGACTCAAAGGTCTCGCTGGTCAGTTGGGAGCGGTTTATCAACTGCGCCGAAGAAGGCGAACGGGCCAGTCATCTTGCCCAGCTGACCAGGGCGGTGCGCGACCATATCGCCACCCTTGGCGGCAAGAACTACCCGGGCCTTGCGGGCATTCATTCTCTTGATTTCGTCCTGATGTTCATGCCCATCGAGTCGGCCTTTGCCGCAGTGGTCGCAGAGGACGAATCCATCCTCAGCGATGCCCTGGCCAGCAACGTCATCATCGTCACCCCGACCACCCTTCTGGCAACGCTCAGAACCATTGAAAATATCTGGCAGTACGAGCAGCAAAGCAAGAATTCCCAGGAAATCGCCCGGCGCGCCGGCCTGATGTACGATAAATTCCGGAGCTTTGCCCTGGAGATGGAAAAAATCGGCAAGCAGCTGGCCACCTGCCATGCCACCTACGATACTGCCTTTCTGAAACTGACCCGCGGCCGCGGCAATCTCGTCGCCCACGCTGAACAATTGCGGGATTTGGGTGTCCAAATTAAAAACGAGCTGCCGAAATCGATCACCGACATCGCCGACTGCGAACCGGACCAATCACCTCTCGCCCCACCAGAAACCCATTGA
- a CDS encoding ZIP family metal transporter, with product MEQWFGQLSPVLQALCGTGFTWFLTALGASLVFFFKNIERKVMDGMLGFAAGVMIAASFWSLLAPAIEMVESAGGIAWLPPLIGFLSGGFFLWGVDKILPHLHPGFPEGDAEGIKTSWQRSVLLVLAITLHNIPEGLAVGVAFGAAAAGHPAASLGAAFALAIGIGIQNFPEGAAVSVPLRREGMSRTKSFIYGQFSGMVEPIAGVIGAAAVLVMQPLLPYALSFAAGAMIYVVAEELIPESRANKHSDIPTIGVMLGFAIMMTLDVALG from the coding sequence ATGGAACAATGGTTTGGGCAATTATCGCCGGTCCTGCAGGCACTCTGCGGCACGGGGTTCACCTGGTTTTTGACTGCTTTGGGTGCATCCCTGGTATTTTTCTTTAAAAATATCGAGCGAAAGGTCATGGACGGCATGCTCGGCTTTGCCGCCGGCGTCATGATTGCCGCAAGTTTTTGGTCGCTCCTGGCGCCGGCCATCGAGATGGTCGAATCCGCCGGCGGCATCGCCTGGCTGCCGCCGCTGATCGGTTTTCTCAGCGGCGGATTCTTCCTCTGGGGGGTAGACAAGATACTGCCCCATCTCCATCCCGGCTTCCCGGAAGGGGATGCGGAGGGGATCAAAACCAGCTGGCAGCGCTCGGTCCTCCTGGTGTTGGCGATCACCCTGCACAATATTCCGGAGGGCCTGGCGGTGGGTGTGGCCTTTGGCGCTGCCGCCGCCGGTCATCCAGCCGCCTCCCTTGGGGCAGCCTTTGCCCTGGCTATTGGTATCGGCATCCAGAATTTCCCGGAAGGAGCTGCGGTTTCGGTACCTCTGCGCCGTGAAGGGATGTCGCGAACCAAGAGTTTTATCTACGGCCAGTTTTCCGGGATGGTCGAACCGATCGCCGGAGTCATCGGCGCCGCCGCCGTCCTGGTCATGCAGCCTCTTTTACCCTACGCCCTGTCCTTTGCCGCAGGCGCAATGATCTATGTCGTCGCCGAAGAACTGATCCCCGAGTCGCGGGCCAACAAGCATTCCGACATCCCGACGATCGGTGTCATGCTCGGGTTTGCCATCATGATGACCCTCGATGTGGCCCTTGGTTGA
- a CDS encoding amino acid ABC transporter permease, with protein sequence MPPAGEKPLQARSGHSAATNPHRPAQATPPLWAGFRRSPLVDVLQFCLLVAGLLWLLAESAGRVGYNWQWYRIPRYLISITDAGIVAGPLLVGLKMTLAISLAGLCLALVFGLITAICRLSRSFVGRGLAVVYVETSRNTPLLIQIFFIYFVLGPAFGLERLPAAILALSLFEGAYAAEIFRAGIESVAEGQLEAARSLGLTTFATYRHIIIPQAIRTVLPPLASQAISLIKDSALVSTIAIYDLTMQAQAIIAESYLTFEIWFTVAAMYFAVTLILSLVVGILEKRLKLP encoded by the coding sequence ATGCCGCCCGCTGGGGAAAAACCGCTCCAGGCACGTTCCGGGCACAGCGCCGCCACTAATCCGCACCGTCCAGCCCAGGCGACCCCACCTCTCTGGGCTGGATTTCGCCGCTCACCGCTTGTCGACGTGCTGCAGTTTTGCCTTCTTGTCGCCGGCCTTCTCTGGCTGCTTGCCGAGAGTGCCGGCCGTGTCGGTTACAACTGGCAATGGTACCGAATCCCCCGCTACCTGATATCCATTACCGATGCAGGTATCGTTGCCGGGCCCCTCCTTGTCGGCCTGAAGATGACCCTGGCCATCTCGCTGGCCGGCCTGTGCCTTGCCCTGGTCTTTGGCCTTATCACCGCCATCTGCAGGCTTTCCAGGTCCTTTGTCGGCCGCGGCCTTGCCGTCGTCTATGTGGAAACCAGCCGCAATACGCCGCTGCTCATCCAGATTTTTTTCATCTACTTCGTCCTCGGCCCGGCCTTTGGCCTCGAACGCCTGCCGGCGGCGATCCTTGCCCTCAGCCTCTTTGAAGGCGCCTATGCCGCGGAAATCTTCCGGGCAGGGATAGAATCGGTGGCCGAAGGGCAGCTTGAGGCGGCCCGCAGCCTTGGCCTTACCACCTTTGCCACCTACCGGCACATCATCATCCCCCAGGCTATCCGCACGGTATTGCCGCCACTTGCCAGTCAGGCAATATCGCTGATCAAGGATTCGGCCCTGGTCAGCACCATCGCCATCTACGATCTGACCATGCAGGCCCAGGCAATCATCGCCGAATCCTACCTGACCTTTGAAATCTGGTTTACCGTGGCGGCAATGTACTTCGCCGTCACCCTCATTTTGTCGCTGGTGGTTGGCATCCTGGAAAAACGACTTAAATTGCCATGA
- the clpS gene encoding ATP-dependent Clp protease adapter ClpS: protein MAEHKHHSEGSVLTKDKIETREPPMYKVLLHNDDYTTMEFVISILENVFQKSTPDATKIMLNVHHEGVGVAGVYTKEICETKISLVHHLAKKHEFPLRCSMETI, encoded by the coding sequence ATGGCCGAACACAAACATCACAGCGAAGGATCAGTTTTAACCAAGGACAAAATCGAGACCAGAGAACCGCCGATGTACAAGGTGCTGCTGCATAACGACGATTACACCACCATGGAATTCGTCATCTCCATTCTCGAAAACGTATTTCAGAAGTCGACCCCTGACGCAACCAAAATAATGCTTAATGTCCACCACGAGGGGGTAGGAGTCGCCGGAGTGTACACCAAGGAAATCTGCGAAACAAAGATCTCCCTGGTGCACCACCTGGCGAAAAAACACGAGTTCCCATTGCGCTGTTCGATGGAAACGATATAG
- the clpA gene encoding ATP-dependent Clp protease ATP-binding subunit ClpA: protein MLSKTLEKALIMAIREAKNHNHEYVTVEHMLYGLLHDELTSYIINQCGGSTQILKDRLEKFFLKDIPTLSAGGSMEPAQTIAFNRVLQRAVAHVQSCGKNQVDSGDVLVSILSEEESHAVYFLTSVGVGKMEVMNFISHELPAEGLQKEPFAAPPGDIDHQQKAGKDAKALEEFTINLADLAAAGKIDPLIGRDDEISRIMQVLCRRKKNNPLLVGEPGVGKTAMAEGLALRIHQDKEARAKGEAAQVPDLLQDVEIHLLDMGTLVAGTKYRGDFEKRLKSVVSAIEKKENAILFIDEMHTIVGAGATSGGSMDASNLLKPALQAGLLRCIGSTTYEEYKNQIEKDRALSRRFQKIDITEPTVDDTHLILKGLQKKYEDHHQVRYSQKAVKAMAELSFRFINDRFLPDKAIDVMDEVGSFFRLEGRQGSVVKVSDIEKVVSKIARIPAKSSSSSEIHELHELEPRLKAVVFGQDEAIGAVTSAVKRSRAGLGNPDSPTGSFLFAGPTGVGKTEVARQLAAILNVHFERFDMSEYMEKHAVARLIGSPPGYVGFDQGGLLTEAIRKHPYTVLLFDEIEKAHPDIFSILLQVMDHSTLTDNSGRKADFRNVIIIMTTNAGARELAGRSIGFVGSKKGKDQTAINKLFAPEFRNRLDAIVSFSSLDHAATERVVDKLIGELETQLAEKKVTIKLSPEARTYLAKKGYDPDYGARPLRRLIMKEIGDSLTEEILFGSLVKGGETLIGEKDGRLIFTYPKQ from the coding sequence ATGCTGAGCAAAACACTGGAAAAAGCCCTGATCATGGCGATACGAGAGGCAAAAAACCATAATCACGAGTATGTGACCGTTGAACACATGCTCTATGGTCTTCTGCATGACGAACTAACCAGCTATATAATCAACCAATGCGGCGGCTCGACCCAGATCCTCAAGGACCGTCTGGAAAAATTTTTCCTCAAGGATATTCCAACTCTTTCCGCCGGCGGATCAATGGAACCGGCCCAGACCATCGCCTTCAACAGGGTTCTCCAGCGGGCGGTGGCGCATGTGCAGAGTTGCGGGAAAAACCAGGTGGACAGCGGCGACGTGCTGGTGTCGATCCTCTCCGAGGAGGAGTCGCATGCGGTGTATTTCCTCACCTCGGTGGGTGTCGGCAAGATGGAGGTGATGAACTTCATCTCCCACGAACTCCCGGCCGAAGGCCTGCAGAAGGAGCCATTCGCCGCCCCGCCTGGTGATATCGACCACCAGCAAAAGGCCGGAAAAGACGCCAAGGCACTGGAGGAATTTACCATCAATCTGGCCGACCTTGCCGCAGCCGGCAAGATCGACCCCCTCATCGGCCGCGATGACGAGATCAGCCGGATCATGCAGGTGCTGTGCCGCCGCAAGAAGAACAACCCGCTGCTCGTCGGCGAACCGGGCGTCGGCAAGACCGCTATGGCCGAGGGACTGGCACTGCGCATCCACCAGGACAAAGAGGCCCGGGCGAAAGGCGAAGCGGCGCAGGTGCCCGATCTGCTGCAGGACGTCGAGATCCACCTCCTCGATATGGGGACCCTGGTCGCCGGCACTAAATACCGCGGCGATTTCGAAAAACGCCTGAAAAGCGTCGTTTCGGCCATCGAGAAAAAAGAAAACGCCATCCTCTTCATCGACGAGATGCACACCATCGTTGGGGCGGGGGCGACCAGCGGCGGCTCGATGGACGCATCCAATCTCCTCAAACCGGCCCTTCAGGCAGGTCTTTTGCGCTGCATCGGCTCGACGACCTACGAGGAATACAAAAACCAGATCGAAAAGGACCGGGCCCTGTCGCGGCGCTTCCAGAAGATCGACATCACCGAACCGACGGTTGACGACACCCATCTCATTCTCAAAGGGCTGCAGAAAAAATACGAAGACCACCACCAGGTCCGCTACTCGCAGAAGGCGGTCAAGGCTATGGCCGAGCTGTCGTTTCGCTTTATCAACGACCGCTTCCTCCCCGACAAGGCCATCGACGTCATGGACGAGGTCGGGTCCTTCTTCCGCCTGGAGGGCCGGCAGGGCTCGGTGGTGAAGGTCAGCGACATCGAAAAGGTGGTGTCGAAGATTGCCAGGATCCCCGCCAAGTCCAGTTCCAGCTCGGAGATCCATGAGCTGCACGAGCTGGAGCCACGCCTGAAGGCGGTGGTCTTCGGCCAGGATGAGGCCATCGGCGCCGTAACCTCGGCGGTAAAGAGGTCGCGAGCGGGGCTCGGCAACCCCGACTCCCCCACCGGCAGCTTCCTCTTTGCCGGTCCTACCGGTGTCGGCAAGACCGAGGTGGCGCGGCAGCTGGCGGCCATCCTCAACGTCCATTTCGAGCGCTTCGACATGAGCGAATACATGGAAAAACATGCGGTAGCGCGCCTCATCGGCTCGCCGCCCGGCTATGTCGGTTTTGACCAGGGCGGCCTCCTCACCGAGGCCATCCGCAAACACCCATATACGGTGCTGCTCTTTGACGAGATCGAAAAGGCCCACCCGGACATCTTCTCCATCCTCCTCCAGGTCATGGACCACTCGACGCTCACTGACAACTCCGGGCGCAAGGCCGATTTTCGCAACGTCATCATCATCATGACCACCAATGCCGGGGCCCGGGAGCTGGCCGGCCGGAGCATCGGCTTTGTCGGCAGCAAGAAGGGCAAGGACCAGACCGCCATTAACAAACTCTTTGCCCCCGAGTTCCGCAACCGCCTTGATGCCATCGTCTCCTTCAGCTCCCTTGACCATGCCGCCACCGAGCGGGTGGTCGATAAGCTCATCGGCGAATTGGAGACGCAGCTGGCGGAGAAAAAGGTGACCATCAAACTCAGCCCGGAAGCCCGCACCTATCTTGCCAAAAAAGGCTACGACCCCGATTACGGGGCACGGCCGCTCAGGCGCCTGATCATGAAGGAAATCGGCGACAGCCTTACCGAGGAGATCCTCTTCGGCAGCCTGGTCAAAGGCGGCGAAACGCTGATCGGCGAGAAAGACGGCAGGCTGATCTTCACCTATCCAAAACAGTAG
- a CDS encoding AMP-binding protein, which produces MLLHHEFIDIAKKFGKKLAINDFTTSREITYSRALIASLILTRYFQKFDQGFTGIMLPTSAGCILAKVGVLMSGRIPVMINYSTGAEHNAKYAQRKCDFKTIITSKALLEKIECAHVDGMIYIEDIMAGITGPQKLVAAATAALPAALIKKLVHGGDENDTAVILFTSGSEKDPKAVQLTHKNILANIAAVSPIFNFRSEDIFMCTLPYFHVFGLMTTFWLPIHHGMTMLTYANPLDFKKINTIIRDNKATFLVGTPSFFWGYLRKSEDGDYASLRIAMTGADKCPDALREGFKTRHNLTIYEGYGATECSPVISVNTPEFNRPGSVGKPIPGLKVRIENYQSGEECARGEDGRILVKGDSVMKGYFNDFEQTSLHIRHGWYDTGDMGNIDEDGYLWHVGRLKRFVKIGGEMVSLVKIEDILEKYLPEDSHCCVVEIPDAIKGARIVAVVTTPLDEKAVLKQMAAHLTPIALPKIFLVWENLPKMGSGKIDFRTISEMAREQLGRKNIS; this is translated from the coding sequence GTGCTGTTACATCACGAGTTTATCGACATCGCCAAGAAGTTCGGGAAGAAACTGGCAATCAACGATTTCACGACATCCAGAGAAATCACCTACTCCCGTGCCCTGATCGCCAGCCTGATTCTCACCAGGTATTTCCAGAAATTCGACCAGGGTTTCACCGGCATCATGCTGCCGACCTCCGCCGGTTGCATCCTCGCCAAGGTCGGCGTGCTGATGAGCGGCCGCATCCCGGTGATGATCAACTACTCCACCGGCGCCGAGCACAACGCCAAATACGCCCAGCGAAAGTGTGACTTCAAGACCATCATCACCTCCAAGGCCCTGCTGGAAAAGATCGAATGCGCCCATGTTGACGGCATGATCTACATCGAGGATATCATGGCCGGCATCACCGGGCCCCAGAAGCTCGTCGCCGCCGCCACCGCCGCCCTACCCGCCGCCCTGATCAAAAAGCTCGTCCATGGTGGCGATGAGAACGACACGGCGGTCATTCTTTTTACCAGCGGCAGCGAAAAGGATCCCAAGGCGGTGCAGCTCACCCATAAAAATATCCTGGCCAATATCGCCGCGGTGTCGCCGATCTTCAACTTCCGCAGCGAAGACATCTTTATGTGCACCCTGCCGTATTTCCATGTCTTTGGCCTGATGACCACCTTCTGGCTGCCGATCCACCACGGCATGACCATGCTCACCTATGCCAACCCCTTAGACTTCAAGAAAATCAACACCATCATCAGGGACAACAAGGCTACCTTCCTGGTCGGCACCCCGTCGTTTTTCTGGGGCTACCTGCGTAAATCCGAGGATGGCGATTATGCCTCCCTGCGCATTGCCATGACCGGCGCCGATAAATGTCCGGACGCCCTGCGCGAAGGATTCAAGACGCGGCATAACCTGACCATCTACGAAGGTTACGGGGCCACCGAGTGTTCTCCCGTCATCTCCGTCAACACCCCGGAATTCAACCGGCCGGGCAGCGTCGGCAAACCGATCCCCGGCCTGAAGGTGCGCATCGAAAACTACCAGTCCGGCGAGGAATGCGCGAGGGGCGAGGATGGCCGCATCCTGGTCAAGGGTGACAGCGTCATGAAGGGCTATTTCAACGACTTCGAGCAGACCTCCCTGCACATCCGCCACGGCTGGTACGACACCGGCGACATGGGCAATATCGACGAGGACGGCTATCTCTGGCATGTCGGCCGGCTGAAGCGCTTTGTCAAGATCGGCGGCGAGATGGTCTCTTTGGTGAAAATAGAGGATATTCTGGAAAAATACCTGCCCGAAGACAGCCATTGCTGCGTCGTTGAGATCCCCGACGCCATCAAGGGGGCGAGGATCGTCGCGGTGGTGACGACGCCGCTCGACGAAAAGGCGGTACTCAAGCAGATGGCCGCCCACCTGACGCCGATCGCCCTGCCGAAGATCTTCCTGGTTTGGGAAAACCTGCCGAAGATGGGCAGCGGCAAGATTGATTTCCGCACCATCTCGGAAATGGCCAGGGAGCAGCTGGGCCGCAAGAATATATCGTAG
- a CDS encoding histidine triad nucleotide-binding protein translates to MNDCIFCKIVAGKIPAKKLYEDDEVLAFWDIAPQAPVHILVIPKKHIAMPVDVQEEDDRVIGKLIRIGSQLAKENGVADGFRIIFNNGKKAGQEVFHIHLHIIGGRERPWAL, encoded by the coding sequence ATGAATGACTGTATCTTTTGCAAGATTGTGGCGGGGAAGATTCCCGCCAAAAAGCTCTATGAAGATGACGAGGTGCTGGCCTTCTGGGATATCGCCCCACAGGCGCCGGTACACATTCTGGTCATCCCCAAGAAACATATCGCCATGCCGGTGGATGTCCAGGAAGAAGACGACCGGGTCATCGGCAAACTCATCCGTATCGGCAGCCAGCTGGCCAAAGAAAACGGCGTTGCCGACGGCTTCCGGATCATCTTCAATAACGGCAAGAAGGCCGGGCAGGAGGTGTTCCATATCCATCTGCACATCATCGGCGGCCGGGAAAGGCCTTGGGCTCTTTAG